Proteins from one Juglans microcarpa x Juglans regia isolate MS1-56 chromosome 1S, Jm3101_v1.0, whole genome shotgun sequence genomic window:
- the LOC121247324 gene encoding uncharacterized protein LOC121247324: protein MQVTNFRTQRILVDNGSSADILFWEAFVKMGISSDRLRPTPMPLKDFTGDIIQLMGAITLSGLARKAPKTVAIMSDFLVVKARSSYNAIQGCPTLNSLRAVTSTYHLKMKFPTDSGVDEVRGEQVLARECYDRELRQEVKLVAAVETEGEVPKLGSPPPLTEWDDEIHDE from the coding sequence ATGCAAGTAACAAATTTTCGAACCCAGAGAATCCTGGTAGACAATGGCAGTTCGGCTGACATCTTGTTTTGGGAGGCCTTTGTAAAGATGGGAATCAGCTCGGACCGACTGCGTCCTACTCCAATGCCACTCAAGGACTTCACGGGGGACATCATCCAACTGATGGGAGCCATCACCCTTTCAGGGCTGGCGAGGAAGGCTCCCAAGACTGTGGCCATCATGTCCGACTTCCTAGTCGTCAAGGCACGATCCTCCTACAACGCCATACAGGGGTGCCCCACCTTGAATAGCCTGAGAGCGGTAACATCCACTTACCACCTTAAAATGAAGTTTCCCACCGACTCGGGAGTGGACGAAGTTCGCGGCGAGCAGGTCTTGGCCCGAGAATGCTACGACCGAGAGCTAAGACAAGAGGTCAAACTAGTCGCAGCAGTCGAGACGGAAGGAGAAGTACCAAAGCTAGGTTCGCCCCCGCCCCTGACAGAATGGGATGATGAGATTCATGACGAATAG